TGAAGATAAATGTGTTTGCTGGCACAGAAATAGCCGGAGGGTGCCTGGTTTTCGATCGTAAGTTCAATCACAAAAGCATCTTTCAGAAAACTGACTTTGTTGACCATAAACGGGTGGGTAGCCACGGCAAAATTAGGAACCAAAATCGTATCCTGTGCCACAACGGGAACAGAAACCAACAAAAAAAAGAGCCACAAAAACTGGAATTTTTTCATCTGTTTAAATTTTTACACGAAAGAAAAAAAGCCACGAACCTCCGGATCCGTGGCTTTTTTTTGAAATCGGTTATTTTTTATTTTTTCTTGTTTCCACCAATTTTATAATCCAAACCTACAGAAATACCCCACAGGCTTTTGTCATACGTAACGTTGTATCCTACAGGAGTTCCGCCTACATCAGCAGAACCAGGAACAGTTTGGCTGTCGTAAGAAACGATATAACCACCGAACTGGAAAGTCAGGGCATCATTCAGTTTCCAAGCGCCACCGGCACCCACCGTATTGGTTGTCAAACTATAGCTAAAGTCTGACTGGTAAGAGGGGTTAACACCCGTTTGTGCATACAGGTAACCACAGCTTAACAACAGTTGTTTAGTTACGTGGAACTCTGCTCCAAGTGCATACTCCTGAAAGTTTTTATTAATGTTCTGATCGACATTCGTCCATCCGGTATTTCCATCCCAGTAAGTATGGAATCCGCCCTGCAGGCTAACCACTTTACTTACATTCATTTTAACACCAACCGAAAGCATAGCCGGCATATCAGCATTTACTTCTCCGCCATCAGGGAACATTTCAATCGGTGTTCCATCCGGATTCATTCCAATAATAAAGCCTTTTCCTTTAGGAGTGGAGTTTGTCAAAGTCATATTGGTTTTAAATTCATATTTAATACCAAAATTCAGGTTATCATCCATAAAAGAAAGGTTCACACCAATAATCGGAGTAAAACCACTTCCGCTTTGAGTAACATCAATATCCTGATCGGCCATCAATTTAGCTCCCGAATAGAGTTGGGCAGCCTGCTGAGCATACTCTTCAGCCATGGTAGCATAATTGGTAGATGCACCGTAATACGTTGTTTGAATTTGACTAAAATCCATTGCATCCACTTGATCCTGGGTTAATCCCAACTGAAGAAGAGCTCCGGTCATCTGGTCAGCCTGGTCCTGGGTAATGTATCCGGCAGAAAGCGCCTGATCAATGGTTAAACCACCAGCACCCTGGTCGAGTAAAGGTTGCAAACCTGAAGCGGCTGCACTATACAGCTCCGAAGCGGCTGCAGCCTGGGCAGAACCAGCAGAAAGCTGATCTCCCACATCATTCATAAAGGTACCGGCCGGAACATCGCCACTGGCTGTTTTCAGTGTAATATCCCTGATATATCCTGTGTAAGAATTTTCTGCCAAAACATAACGTACACCAGCATAAACCGAAACGTGATCGGAAATAGCGTAGCTGGCTCCCACCTGGAAACCATAATACACTGAAGTACCTGTCACCGACATATCTACAGAATAGCCGGTAACTCCCAGGCTGCTAAAAGCACCAACCAAAGAAGAAATCGGAACTTCTGCAGAAGGAATCCCTTTAGAGAAGTCAGCACTTCCGCCCCCGCCAATAACGGTAAAACCGAAAGAAAAAGCCCAGCGTTTATGTTTGTAAGCAAAATACAAATCCGGGAAAACAGGTGCTGTTACTGTTCCGGTAAAAGTTTTGTTATTTAAATAAGGAAAGGTGTTGGTAATAGTCAAGTCTTCAAAAATAGACTGGTTACTGAATGAAATATACATTCCATCTGCTAGTTTAGTTAATCCAGCCGGATTGTAATATACAGCATCGATTTCAGTAGAAGCATCACGCACCAGCATACGTGACCATGCTGCACTTTGATTGGTATTCGTCACCAACCCCCCTGCAAAAACAAGATTAACAACCAACAACAAACTCATTAAGGAAATGGTAAATTTTTTCATAGGAATACGGTTTTAAATTTGTTAAAGTTATTGGACGCTAATATATAAAATAATCATCCAAAAAAAGCAAATTTCTAACAAAAAAATAAGCATTTGCAGCTTATCAAATTGCAGCAAAACTCATTGTTATAAAATTACAATGCTGATTTCCAGGTATTTACCGATCTAA
The sequence above is drawn from the Candidatus Sulfidibacterium hydrothermale genome and encodes:
- a CDS encoding OmpP1/FadL family transporter, producing MKKFTISLMSLLLVVNLVFAGGLVTNTNQSAAWSRMLVRDASTEIDAVYYNPAGLTKLADGMYISFSNQSIFEDLTITNTFPYLNNKTFTGTVTAPVFPDLYFAYKHKRWAFSFGFTVIGGGGSADFSKGIPSAEVPISSLVGAFSSLGVTGYSVDMSVTGTSVYYGFQVGASYAISDHVSVYAGVRYVLAENSYTGYIRDITLKTASGDVPAGTFMNDVGDQLSAGSAQAAAASELYSAAASGLQPLLDQGAGGLTIDQALSAGYITQDQADQMTGALLQLGLTQDQVDAMDFSQIQTTYYGASTNYATMAEEYAQQAAQLYSGAKLMADQDIDVTQSGSGFTPIIGVNLSFMDDNLNFGIKYEFKTNMTLTNSTPKGKGFIIGMNPDGTPIEMFPDGGEVNADMPAMLSVGVKMNVSKVVSLQGGFHTYWDGNTGWTNVDQNINKNFQEYALGAEFHVTKQLLLSCGYLYAQTGVNPSYQSDFSYSLTTNTVGAGGAWKLNDALTFQFGGYIVSYDSQTVPGSADVGGTPVGYNVTYDKSLWGISVGLDYKIGGNKKK